Proteins encoded by one window of Bacteroidia bacterium:
- the rlmD gene encoding 23S rRNA (uracil(1939)-C(5))-methyltransferase RlmD, protein MTKRIENLEITDIADEGRGLGRMDGRVIFVNHVVPGDIINADIKRKKNKFIEATVAEYLIYSAHRTNPLCKHFGVCGGCKRQNMQYEQQLFYKAKQVRDALVRIAGIENPVIEEILPSAEIYHYRNRLDFAFSEKEWLTVDKLQNKEYQIQPALGFHITGRFDKVLNIDECLLMDEPVNRIRNFVKSFALKENITFFNRISQQGDLRNMLVRNTTSGQWMVVIIFADANEEKRSKLLNAINKEFPEISSLFYFINQKKNDTFFDLQPILWSGTETITENMGALMFTVGPKTFFQTNPVQAVELYKTALSFAALQPHEVVYDLYTGTGTIANFMSKQCKKVIGIESVEESVIQAKLNSESNSICNTEFFTGDMRETLNATFFETYGFPDVIITDPPRAGMHPDVVSRICNSGAGRVVYVSCNPSTMARDIALMKDTYTLVKAKPVDMFPQTDHIECVALLEKK, encoded by the coding sequence ATGACAAAAAGAATTGAAAATCTTGAAATTACGGATATAGCCGATGAAGGTCGTGGACTTGGTCGCATGGATGGAAGAGTAATCTTTGTAAATCATGTTGTGCCCGGAGATATTATTAATGCTGATATAAAACGTAAAAAGAATAAATTTATTGAAGCAACAGTTGCGGAGTACTTAATATATTCGGCTCACCGTACCAACCCGTTATGCAAACATTTTGGAGTTTGTGGTGGCTGTAAACGACAAAATATGCAGTATGAACAGCAGCTGTTTTATAAAGCAAAGCAAGTTAGAGATGCATTGGTGCGGATTGCAGGAATTGAGAATCCCGTGATAGAAGAAATATTGCCTTCAGCAGAAATTTATCATTACAGAAACAGACTTGATTTTGCTTTTTCCGAAAAAGAATGGCTGACAGTTGATAAACTTCAGAATAAGGAATATCAGATTCAACCTGCATTAGGGTTTCATATAACCGGACGCTTCGATAAAGTTTTAAATATTGACGAATGTTTGTTGATGGACGAGCCTGTAAATCGCATCCGGAATTTTGTAAAGAGTTTTGCTTTGAAAGAAAACATTACTTTTTTTAACCGAATCAGTCAACAGGGCGATTTGCGAAATATGTTAGTAAGAAACACTACATCCGGGCAGTGGATGGTAGTAATAATATTTGCTGATGCAAATGAAGAAAAGCGTAGCAAATTGCTAAATGCTATTAATAAAGAGTTTCCTGAAATTTCATCACTGTTTTATTTTATTAACCAAAAGAAGAACGATACTTTTTTTGATCTGCAACCTATTTTGTGGAGTGGTACAGAAACAATAACTGAGAATATGGGTGCTTTAATGTTTACTGTAGGTCCAAAAACATTTTTTCAAACTAACCCTGTTCAGGCAGTTGAGTTGTATAAAACCGCATTATCATTTGCCGCATTGCAACCACATGAGGTGGTTTATGATTTGTACACCGGAACAGGTACCATTGCAAATTTTATGTCTAAGCAATGTAAAAAAGTAATTGGTATTGAAAGTGTTGAGGAATCTGTTATACAGGCAAAGTTAAATTCAGAAAGCAATTCAATTTGCAATACAGAATTTTTTACAGGGGATATGCGAGAAACCTTAAACGCAACTTTTTTTGAAACTTATGGTTTTCCGGATGTGATCATCACCGACCCTCCTCGGGCAGGAATGCATCCTGATGTGGTAAGTAGAATTTGTAATAGCGGTGCAGGAAGAGTTGTGTACGTTAGTTGCAATCCTTCAACAATGGCTCGTGATATTGCTCTGATGAAAGACACATACACATTAGTGAAAGCAAAACCCGTTGATATGTTTCCGCAGACAGACCATATTGAATGTGTGGCATTACTTGAAAAAAAGTAG
- a CDS encoding FKBP-type peptidyl-prolyl cis-trans isomerase, which yields MKKLMLCLLAIMTACKSGKQSLETHNVQTNFMTTQSGVKIEIKEKGNGIKPSAGDRITVHYTGKLQNGTKFDSSVDRGDPFVFNVGTGQVIRGWDEAFSMLQQGDKAILTIPPDAGYGSRAVGTIPANSTLIFEVELLKVTPKIVPAPYNVSGKDTVKLPSGLQYIMIKEGAGKVAASGATVSVHYSGYLEDGSMFDSSVERGEPISFRLGEGRVIQGWEQGIALLKTGSQCRLIIPYQLGYGEQGYPPVIPAKSTLIFDVELLEVN from the coding sequence ATGAAAAAACTAATGTTATGTTTGCTTGCTATTATGACTGCCTGCAAATCGGGTAAACAGTCTTTAGAAACACATAATGTTCAAACAAATTTTATGACAACACAATCAGGAGTTAAAATTGAAATTAAAGAAAAAGGAAACGGAATTAAACCATCAGCGGGTGATAGAATTACCGTTCATTATACTGGAAAATTGCAGAATGGTACTAAGTTCGATAGCTCTGTTGACAGAGGAGATCCCTTTGTATTTAACGTTGGAACAGGTCAGGTTATAAGAGGATGGGATGAAGCATTCAGTATGCTTCAACAAGGTGATAAGGCAATATTGACCATACCACCGGATGCAGGTTATGGCAGTCGTGCTGTTGGAACTATTCCTGCTAACTCGACCTTGATTTTTGAGGTGGAATTACTCAAGGTGACACCTAAAATTGTTCCTGCACCATACAATGTTTCAGGTAAAGATACTGTTAAGTTGCCTTCCGGACTTCAGTATATTATGATTAAGGAAGGAGCAGGAAAAGTAGCGGCTTCCGGTGCAACTGTTTCTGTGCACTACAGCGGATATCTTGAAGATGGAAGCATGTTTGATTCATCTGTTGAAAGAGGTGAGCCAATTAGTTTTCGTTTAGGCGAAGGAAGAGTAATTCAGGGATGGGAGCAGGGTATTGCATTATTAAAAACCGGGTCGCAATGCAGATTGATTATTCCCTATCAACTGGGTTATGGAGAACAGGGTTATCCACCGGTTATTCCGGCAAAGTCAACACTCATTTTTGATGTTGAATTACTTGAAGTCAATTGA
- a CDS encoding T9SS type A sorting domain-containing protein — protein sequence MKNLIFTTITAIVLCMTALFTQAQTTLFLSSPDTLRACDVNRFSVSIVNPVTDTVIITPQLNFPNGTSASCTTSGSGVNYIFESVSGGSATTLQTGNVLRFVLNGTGTVTYTYRAEIDCHVIMIDSSAGLVKLQQDFTGSNSYIINPGSSNSIEQAVNYTKITELNAGNNFYVNYQQDTTWLFYYKNTLSHRANIGFTFNVYTGTACNDLVFGAVEYSIGLQGQTVAYSGSPSQDTVMLNASDTLVIRIKVKATNCVSCSSMNAAFSYRCNQSLSGCSTCEHSFVHAYTANMNDKPKIDVLRVSPQQVTYDNSCINDTTQTTLWSYTLVNTGNCAIDSVQFDLTQLGDAAWDVRRLMLMPRKSLVIEKTSLSHCTIDTVLELKSQHLCADLVDTAVYSCYTMITDFYPGDTVHLQFALLRCSQDTSVLMNAYKYYNAWMFKGLKTRSICGVEQTIPTASGFAAGTLLAGQTGGGGYDVHLQHQFYPSVSDMSVSNSGTGEKATFNVNLQSILNNGKPYVYQLLGCNQPQQQCTTLNGWLRATVVCNTNLTIPNAYSDAFMITLSATGDTTFYKPYYYDITQDSLSCEAKRYHYYFNLADSGMRTVIDSGRFVYTLQACCESDIDPTPYKAEFHLLADAGNCFTINLPTASVFHYQEPTFSATDGIAQWLPLSHAGNSISIHCPGCVIPGIIVDHYRMERNTYGLQDSDNDHRADSATAIIDTGSVWFAQNKNNLSSTTLAFGDRCTDYLRAHVQPGDPGNDGYTYAMMKALGLRLNALQLSRIMPLALDTMMVVPDTLTFYIDDPTDSIGGCFECEPFGAGNDDYITLLKIRVTGTDIAQFFLNTNTNLNEYLYSFTSFFDSTAVSDTGNLHITTLNVPIGSSRSFHGFEEGQSIRLKVSYHVCGNFNPAGDLTAENTFRQSHIQNTMWLSGKKQPHSQVPQMEQSLTLLQNSMNITIYDTLAPPYNLMDTGYVNNRLFFCETRGSFAYFAATTFRNKTIITNKNIFQCRKRMEINMSSGYCNNAQVYDAYPFEFRSPLIAGQSVNVNVPPGYEIIQATSKHKVPIGNNFFQTMPVDITTQLPNTTGNFSLNTTPFIATHCLTNDTTAQNLTTGTTAYMGDQFYEHTITLDMMPIACTDDTAHNNSSNTVVTFGNQAVPCQSFYGCQNTAVTATNSSNAIEDFTLAPQLTSLGIGNSLATGISDTVCWNNLVLMNTTKDNADNVFLSVANAPVYLSQWHYISHPSNNIIQANGDVIGLAPTLAQNVLLSGNVCAVMDSCPPLQDTLQFYLYYGWNCKNFPATPFAIDSVCFTDSVPLKFTRAAYELVTASWSQTSSFSLCDTLFAEAKFQNGKAGFVYPFMVTLPGYDPRLQIIAAMACNNTDTVGLTPTAAPDVWTVTTDSLIALFGNNGIHNSQYVTIRFLMVASCGFGMNVADILPDLQLSATTLCSDTLTATSRQLGFAMPAFAWDSISHCPDCWSIAKTADTDTTNVGDTLTYTITVCNNSVNTQTGTLADNSPANFVITNSTLPATVTLNSMQCDTFTVSGYFTSPGSCLYNVASVTSPANTTWKDSVCVTVINVCANTDTTFADSTFSGNATINNQSIFVANRFYVNGNLTLNNCTVYTAAGAQIIVQNGGVFTINNTTIQACDTMWRGIEVLANGIVTLNTSTIRDAENGILLRNKGIVKSVNSNFYDNIIGINAQPELAQSDVYGFAQLTVVGTTFTKANGFKPSYVGQPTHGTVPLSGIWLNNMFCTIGDNLFNENYFSKMEFGIYSVNSHLTLTNSKFEFISNSGSWPTKPSGTAVVSWGNSQNTMGVLVMQPLSSSGTTVQQCDRGIYAIYSELKAHNLIFRQVLTGIYAARCKLRTADITYNDIQAKSYGIYLSRNEGAKSVTIEGNNITMQGSSKGVGITLDELTNTSSANYNIYNNMIALHAAATGIKSSFALKPQINYNRINQYTVGTQKPLTTGIQLLGSDTATVTCNYIISDYPADTLLISKGMEVAQSKGFNINCNHIRFQNCGVYMGGDCTKNNVYRTNDVDSCDMGLYLNSAAIIGDQMQKGNRWLHVLNKVNATNLGNPALSQIFVHTNVNTIWHPLNYSPNGPWFIQNPGTPDQCGNDCYAAFTTLEDTMLLYNIARGDTLSTEFIEETKSIAQQNLYELLVANDTLRGSDSVLAAFYINNQNTVIGKLSETKDFQKTAFVINGYFNSLLAASDSLIQQVTDSLNIVDSLLKQNPNTLYETMLNNLIQQLNTQQTIRKNLMQQIENIQSGNWVNSTNANAAVQPLTLPQINQKTMNELLRKAEQLGEDSLQTDMNTLLNIAVQCPYSGGVSVYQARNMLALFNDSLEYDDLYACLQEGIYRMAQTANGLTNYTAIDFDLLPNPADGKTEVRILSPVDGLTKLTLRTMLGYMMGEWQLNGEKQFTIYTHKYLQGMYIVEIKDSNGYNRVKKLIIAR from the coding sequence ATGAAAAACCTAATTTTTACCACTATAACAGCCATTGTGCTCTGCATGACTGCTTTGTTTACTCAGGCACAAACTACTTTATTCTTATCCTCACCCGACACCCTCAGGGCATGTGATGTAAACAGGTTTAGCGTTTCAATTGTAAATCCTGTTACCGATACGGTAATCATCACACCTCAATTGAATTTTCCAAACGGAACTTCTGCAAGCTGTACAACAAGTGGCAGTGGTGTAAATTACATCTTTGAGAGTGTTTCCGGAGGTAGTGCCACTACATTGCAAACAGGCAATGTTTTGCGCTTTGTATTAAACGGAACCGGCACAGTTACTTACACCTATCGTGCAGAGATAGATTGCCATGTAATTATGATTGATTCTTCGGCAGGATTGGTTAAACTGCAACAGGATTTTACGGGAAGCAATTCCTATATCATAAACCCCGGCAGCAGCAACAGTATAGAGCAAGCCGTTAACTACACCAAAATAACCGAATTAAATGCAGGCAACAATTTTTATGTTAACTACCAACAAGATACAACATGGCTTTTCTACTATAAAAATACGCTTTCGCACAGAGCAAACATTGGCTTTACTTTCAATGTCTATACAGGCACAGCCTGTAATGATTTGGTGTTTGGTGCAGTGGAATACAGCATTGGACTCCAAGGCCAAACGGTGGCTTACAGCGGCTCCCCTTCTCAAGATACAGTGATGCTAAATGCATCCGACACATTGGTGATACGGATAAAGGTAAAAGCTACCAATTGTGTGTCGTGCAGCAGCATGAATGCAGCCTTCAGCTACCGGTGCAACCAAAGCCTGAGCGGTTGCAGCACTTGCGAACACAGCTTTGTTCATGCCTACACAGCCAACATGAACGACAAGCCTAAAATAGATGTGTTGCGAGTGAGTCCTCAGCAAGTTACCTATGACAACAGTTGCATTAACGATACTACACAAACAACCCTGTGGAGCTACACGCTTGTAAACACAGGCAATTGTGCTATTGACAGTGTTCAGTTTGATCTGACACAACTTGGCGATGCAGCATGGGATGTACGCAGGCTGATGCTCATGCCCCGTAAAAGTTTGGTGATTGAAAAAACTTCGTTGTCGCATTGTACTATTGATACCGTGCTTGAACTGAAAAGCCAGCATCTGTGTGCCGATTTGGTGGACACTGCCGTGTATAGTTGCTATACCATGATTACTGATTTTTATCCCGGAGATACGGTGCATCTGCAGTTTGCGCTGTTGCGATGCAGCCAGGACACCTCTGTGCTGATGAATGCTTATAAATACTACAATGCATGGATGTTTAAAGGATTAAAGACAAGAAGTATTTGTGGTGTGGAACAGACCATACCCACAGCCAGTGGCTTTGCCGCAGGCACCCTGTTGGCAGGTCAGACAGGTGGTGGCGGATACGATGTGCATCTGCAACATCAGTTCTACCCTTCGGTGTCCGACATGAGTGTTTCCAATTCCGGCACTGGAGAGAAAGCTACCTTCAATGTCAATCTGCAAAGCATCCTCAACAATGGCAAGCCTTATGTGTATCAACTCTTGGGCTGCAATCAGCCGCAGCAACAATGCACCACTTTAAACGGATGGCTGCGTGCTACTGTGGTGTGCAACACCAACCTCACCATTCCCAATGCTTATAGTGATGCTTTTATGATAACACTGTCTGCCACTGGCGACACTACTTTTTATAAACCCTACTACTACGACATCACGCAGGACAGCCTGAGTTGTGAGGCTAAAAGATACCACTATTACTTTAACCTTGCCGACAGTGGCATGCGCACTGTGATAGACAGCGGCAGGTTTGTTTATACCCTGCAGGCTTGTTGCGAAAGCGACATCGACCCCACACCCTACAAGGCAGAATTTCATTTGCTTGCCGATGCAGGCAATTGCTTTACTATTAATTTACCTACAGCAAGTGTTTTTCATTATCAGGAGCCTACTTTTAGCGCAACCGATGGCATAGCGCAATGGCTGCCGCTGAGCCATGCCGGTAATTCTATAAGCATACATTGTCCAGGCTGTGTAATTCCAGGTATTATTGTTGACCATTACCGCATGGAGCGCAACACCTACGGCCTTCAGGACAGCGACAACGACCACCGTGCAGACAGTGCCACTGCTATTATAGATACAGGCAGTGTGTGGTTTGCACAAAATAAAAACAACCTGAGCAGCACCACCCTTGCCTTTGGCGACCGCTGCACAGACTACCTGCGTGCGCACGTGCAGCCGGGCGACCCCGGCAATGACGGCTACACCTATGCCATGATGAAAGCACTGGGGCTGCGACTGAATGCCCTGCAACTGAGCCGCATCATGCCATTGGCATTAGACACCATGATGGTAGTGCCCGACACACTTACATTTTATATTGACGACCCTACTGACAGCATTGGCGGTTGTTTTGAATGTGAGCCTTTTGGTGCAGGCAACGATGACTACATTACCCTGCTCAAAATTAGGGTAACGGGGACGGATATTGCGCAGTTCTTTCTAAACACCAACACTAATCTTAACGAATACCTGTACAGCTTTACCAGTTTTTTTGACAGCACGGCAGTGAGCGATACAGGCAACCTGCACATCACCACATTGAACGTGCCCATAGGCAGCAGCCGCAGCTTTCATGGGTTCGAAGAAGGGCAAAGCATCAGACTTAAAGTAAGCTATCATGTTTGCGGCAACTTCAACCCTGCCGGTGACCTTACAGCAGAAAACACCTTCAGGCAAAGCCACATACAAAACACCATGTGGCTGAGTGGAAAAAAACAACCCCACTCGCAGGTGCCGCAGATGGAACAAAGCCTCACCCTGCTGCAAAACAGTATGAACATTACCATTTACGATACATTAGCGCCACCTTACAATCTGATGGACACAGGCTATGTCAACAACCGGTTGTTTTTTTGCGAAACAAGAGGTAGCTTTGCTTACTTTGCTGCTACCACTTTCAGAAACAAAACTATCATCACCAACAAAAATATTTTTCAATGCCGCAAACGTATGGAGATAAACATGTCATCGGGCTATTGCAACAATGCACAGGTGTATGATGCCTATCCGTTTGAATTCCGCAGTCCGTTAATTGCAGGGCAGTCTGTGAATGTTAATGTGCCACCGGGCTATGAAATTATTCAGGCAACAAGCAAACATAAAGTACCCATAGGAAACAACTTCTTTCAGACAATGCCTGTTGACATAACAACACAACTGCCAAACACTACAGGCAACTTTTCTTTGAATACCACACCCTTTATTGCAACACATTGCCTTACCAACGACACCACAGCACAAAACCTTACCACAGGCACCACAGCCTACATGGGCGATCAGTTTTATGAGCATACCATAACCTTAGACATGATGCCTATTGCCTGCACCGATGATACGGCACACAACAACAGCAGCAACACAGTGGTAACTTTTGGCAATCAGGCAGTGCCCTGCCAGAGTTTTTATGGCTGCCAAAACACCGCTGTAACGGCAACCAACTCGAGCAATGCCATTGAAGATTTTACCTTAGCACCGCAACTCACCTCTTTGGGAATAGGCAACAGTCTGGCCACAGGCATCAGCGACACGGTGTGCTGGAACAATCTGGTTTTAATGAATACCACAAAAGATAATGCAGACAATGTTTTTCTCTCTGTAGCCAATGCACCTGTCTATCTGAGCCAGTGGCATTACATAAGCCACCCTTCTAACAATATTATTCAGGCAAATGGCGATGTGATTGGGCTGGCACCAACCTTAGCACAAAACGTTTTACTGAGCGGCAATGTTTGTGCCGTGATGGACTCCTGTCCTCCGCTGCAGGATACGCTGCAATTTTATCTCTACTACGGTTGGAACTGTAAAAACTTTCCTGCTACACCTTTTGCTATTGACAGTGTTTGTTTTACTGATAGTGTGCCGCTGAAGTTTACCCGGGCAGCTTATGAGTTGGTCACGGCATCGTGGAGCCAGACAAGCAGTTTTAGTTTATGCGATACCCTTTTTGCAGAAGCCAAATTTCAAAATGGCAAGGCAGGATTTGTTTATCCCTTTATGGTAACACTACCAGGCTACGACCCGCGCCTGCAGATTATTGCAGCTATGGCATGTAACAATACAGATACTGTGGGGCTTACACCTACAGCAGCACCTGATGTGTGGACGGTGACAACAGACAGCCTGATTGCCTTGTTTGGCAACAACGGTATTCACAACAGCCAGTATGTTACCATACGTTTTTTGATGGTGGCATCTTGTGGTTTTGGAATGAATGTGGCAGACATTTTGCCCGACCTGCAACTTAGTGCAACAACATTGTGCAGCGACACCCTCACAGCCACATCGCGGCAATTGGGTTTTGCCATGCCTGCATTTGCATGGGACTCTATCAGCCATTGCCCCGACTGCTGGAGCATTGCCAAAACTGCCGACACCGACACAACCAACGTAGGCGACACGCTTACCTACACCATCACCGTATGCAACAACAGCGTAAATACGCAGACCGGTACCCTTGCAGATAATTCCCCTGCAAATTTTGTAATTACCAACAGCACACTGCCTGCAACAGTAACGCTAAACTCTATGCAATGCGACACTTTTACCGTATCAGGATATTTTACCTCTCCGGGAAGTTGCCTGTATAACGTTGCAAGCGTTACTTCTCCGGCAAATACTACGTGGAAGGATAGTGTTTGTGTTACGGTGATAAATGTTTGTGCAAATACCGACACGACCTTTGCAGACAGTACTTTCTCCGGCAATGCAACCATCAACAACCAATCAATATTTGTAGCCAACCGCTTTTATGTAAACGGAAATTTAACACTGAACAACTGCACTGTTTACACCGCTGCCGGAGCGCAGATAATTGTACAAAACGGAGGTGTCTTTACGATTAATAACACAACCATTCAGGCTTGTGATACCATGTGGAGAGGGATAGAAGTGTTGGCTAATGGTATTGTAACCTTAAACACAAGCACCATTCGCGATGCAGAAAACGGCATCTTGCTGCGCAACAAAGGCATTGTAAAATCTGTAAACAGTAATTTTTACGACAATATCATCGGCATTAATGCCCAGCCCGAACTGGCACAGAGCGATGTTTATGGCTTTGCACAACTAACCGTTGTGGGTACAACATTTACTAAGGCAAATGGATTTAAACCAAGTTATGTGGGGCAACCCACTCATGGCACTGTACCATTGAGTGGCATCTGGCTCAACAATATGTTTTGCACCATTGGTGACAACCTTTTTAATGAAAATTATTTCAGTAAAATGGAGTTTGGCATTTACAGTGTTAACAGTCATTTAACTTTAACTAACAGCAAGTTTGAGTTTATCAGTAACAGTGGCAGTTGGCCAACCAAACCCAGCGGAACGGCTGTTGTCAGTTGGGGCAACAGCCAAAACACCATGGGTGTTTTAGTTATGCAGCCACTATCATCCAGTGGCACTACAGTGCAGCAATGCGACAGAGGTATTTACGCTATTTACAGCGAATTAAAAGCACACAATCTAATTTTCAGACAAGTGCTTACGGGCATCTATGCTGCACGTTGCAAACTACGCACAGCAGACATCACCTACAACGATATTCAGGCAAAGAGTTATGGCATCTATTTATCGCGCAACGAAGGTGCAAAATCAGTGACAATTGAAGGCAACAACATAACCATGCAAGGAAGTAGCAAAGGCGTAGGTATAACACTTGATGAATTAACCAACACCTCCAGTGCTAACTACAATATTTACAACAACATGATTGCATTACATGCAGCTGCAACAGGTATAAAAAGCAGCTTTGCTTTAAAACCACAGATAAATTACAACAGGATTAATCAATATACCGTAGGCACGCAAAAACCATTAACCACAGGCATTCAGCTATTAGGCAGCGACACGGCAACGGTGACATGCAACTACATAATTTCCGACTATCCAGCCGACACACTTTTAATATCTAAAGGTATGGAGGTAGCGCAGAGCAAAGGCTTTAACATTAATTGTAACCACATACGTTTTCAAAACTGCGGAGTGTATATGGGAGGTGATTGCACCAAAAACAATGTATATCGTACCAACGATGTGGACAGTTGCGATATGGGTTTGTACTTAAACAGCGCTGCCATCATTGGTGATCAAATGCAGAAAGGCAACCGGTGGCTGCATGTATTAAACAAAGTGAATGCAACCAATTTGGGTAATCCAGCTTTATCGCAAATTTTTGTCCATACAAATGTAAACACTATATGGCATCCACTGAATTATTCACCAAACGGGCCTTGGTTTATTCAAAATCCCGGCACACCTGACCAATGCGGCAATGACTGTTATGCAGCCTTTACCACATTGGAAGATACAATGTTGCTTTACAATATTGCCAGAGGCGATACTTTGTCAACAGAATTTATTGAAGAAACTAAAAGCATTGCCCAACAAAATCTTTATGAATTGCTTGTTGCCAACGACACCCTTCGTGGCAGCGACTCGGTGCTTGCTGCTTTTTATATAAACAATCAAAACACTGTTATCGGCAAACTGAGTGAAACAAAGGATTTTCAGAAAACAGCCTTTGTTATCAATGGCTATTTTAATAGTTTGTTAGCTGCATCCGATAGTTTGATACAACAGGTTACTGACAGTTTGAATATTGTTGATAGTTTATTGAAACAAAACCCCAATACACTTTACGAAACCATGTTGAACAATCTGATACAGCAATTAAACACACAGCAGACTATACGTAAAAACTTAATGCAACAGATTGAAAATATCCAATCAGGCAACTGGGTTAACAGCACCAATGCCAATGCTGCCGTGCAACCATTAACGTTGCCGCAGATAAATCAAAAAACCATGAATGAGCTACTTCGAAAAGCAGAACAGCTAGGCGAAGACAGTTTGCAGACTGATATGAATACACTGTTAAACATTGCCGTACAATGCCCCTACAGTGGAGGGGTTTCTGTTTATCAGGCAAGAAACATGCTGGCATTGTTTAACGACAGTTTGGAGTATGACGACCTGTATGCCTGCTTGCAGGAAGGTATTTACAGAATGGCTCAAACGGCAAACGGACTTACAAACTATACAGCCATAGATTTTGATTTGTTGCCCAACCCTGCCGATGGCAAAACTGAGGTAAGAATACTGTCACCGGTTGATGGATTAACGAAGTTGACCCTGCGCACCATGCTGGGGTATATGATGGGCGAATGGCAGTTGAATGGTGAAAAACAATTTACTATTTATACACATAAATACTTACAGGGAATGTACATAGTGGAAATAAAAGACAGCAACGGTTATAACAGGGTTAAAAAATTAATTATTGCACGATGA
- a CDS encoding T9SS type A sorting domain-containing protein produces the protein MKKLITISIILLHGFSCLGQGYNHNYLLGYQTGLDSFTTTFRAKAEIDAVNFNIFSQVRKMRFRSAQANISDSAGNLLFYTNGCWIANALGDTMANGGGLNPGSFANGYCAFGFPIPITQVILPYPDSSGKYLLLHQTGDVSVYPRNLYYSIIDMALDSGRGAVTQKNQIAFSDTLVFGVTACKHANGRDWWVAVLKDSSDVVFTVLLTPNGISNIQQQHLNVPMHTSFSSIQVFSPDGTKYAYITMNPTGIMGKPLKRDIRLFDFDRCSGLFSNSKYTLLPDSIYGLGLGFSPNSKLLYQFSQINIYQYDLQAAQIWQTQQLVAQYDTFSYGGWTDFCYMYLAANGKFYISSCSGAPYFGVIDQPDSAGLACNVLQHAVQTPCYLGFSHVNHPNYYLGCDTTQTTCPCLITGINDVKQHDFKFSISPNPSNGNFKIVYLLPQNKSGTLQLFDITGKQIYKQNLPPWSTMQYISLSKIANGVYQCVISSGNERVHKKLVVFKE, from the coding sequence ATGAAGAAGCTAATAACAATCAGTATTATTTTATTGCATGGCTTTAGTTGTTTGGGGCAGGGTTATAATCACAATTATTTGTTGGGGTATCAAACAGGACTTGATTCTTTTACTACAACATTTAGAGCCAAGGCAGAAATAGATGCAGTTAATTTTAATATATTTTCACAGGTAAGAAAAATGAGATTTAGAAGTGCACAGGCCAATATTTCCGATAGTGCCGGTAATTTATTGTTTTATACCAATGGTTGTTGGATTGCCAATGCTTTAGGTGATACGATGGCGAATGGAGGGGGGTTAAACCCAGGTTCTTTTGCAAATGGATATTGTGCATTTGGTTTTCCAATACCAATTACACAAGTAATTTTGCCTTATCCTGATAGTTCGGGTAAATATTTGTTGCTTCATCAAACAGGCGATGTAAGTGTATATCCGCGTAATCTGTATTACTCCATCATTGACATGGCGTTGGATAGTGGTCGTGGTGCAGTAACCCAAAAAAATCAAATTGCATTTAGCGACACATTGGTTTTTGGAGTTACTGCATGTAAACATGCCAATGGCAGAGATTGGTGGGTGGCAGTACTTAAAGACAGCAGCGATGTAGTGTTTACAGTATTGTTAACCCCCAATGGAATCAGCAACATTCAGCAGCAACATTTGAATGTGCCCATGCACACAAGTTTTAGCTCTATTCAGGTTTTTTCGCCTGACGGAACAAAGTATGCTTATATAACTATGAATCCTACTGGAATAATGGGTAAACCTTTAAAAAGGGATATTCGGCTTTTTGATTTTGACAGATGTTCCGGTTTATTTTCAAATTCAAAATACACATTATTACCTGATTCAATCTATGGATTAGGATTAGGATTTTCACCTAATTCTAAATTACTGTATCAGTTTTCGCAAATCAATATTTACCAGTATGACTTGCAGGCTGCTCAAATTTGGCAAACACAGCAATTGGTTGCCCAGTACGATACATTTTCTTATGGTGGTTGGACAGATTTTTGTTATATGTACCTTGCGGCCAACGGTAAATTTTATATTTCATCGTGTAGCGGAGCACCCTATTTTGGTGTTATTGACCAACCGGATAGTGCAGGTTTAGCTTGTAATGTATTGCAACATGCTGTCCAAACACCATGCTATTTAGGTTTTTCACATGTTAATCACCCCAACTACTACTTAGGCTGCGATACTACACAAACAACTTGCCCATGTTTGATAACGGGTATTAATGATGTCAAGCAACATGATTTCAAATTTTCAATTTCCCCCAACCCAAGCAATGGTAATTTTAAAATAGTTTATCTCTTGCCACAGAACAAATCCGGCACACTTCAATTATTTGATATAACCGGCAAACAAATTTACAAACAAAACCTGCCGCCTTGGAGCACTATGCAATACATCTCATTGTCCAAAATCGCTAACGGAGTTTACCAATGTGTGATTAGCAGCGGCAATGAAAGGGTGCATAAAAAGTTGGTTGTCTTTAAGGAGTAA